A part of Aegilops tauschii subsp. strangulata cultivar AL8/78 chromosome 2, Aet v6.0, whole genome shotgun sequence genomic DNA contains:
- the LOC109770770 gene encoding uncharacterized protein, with amino-acid sequence MTLLATVGQPHPPSKVISRREHSNRGHQLIREPTGQAKFQCNGCLEEVTGCDRDTCKRCDFDLHQACNYEEGTTLKHGLLPESRFVLRLEPPPSKQRCSACGTRTLGTHYHCEGTGHYLHPCCAMLPMKIEMKLSDELSLRFELLKKGSNCCTKCKKGGGIPDYWFYCCTSEKIYLHVACAREDLLLPSSSSTESHSDVGGNGRVGKETALRKYRSGKDGRNSDPFFEIAKALASIVLGVLTGNPVALIPAAIDLGANVIKLLKKGR; translated from the coding sequence ATGACTCTTCTCGCCACGGTTGGTCAGCCTCATCCTCCGTCGAAGGTGATCTCCCGCCGCGAGCACTCCAACCGGGGGCACCAGCTGATCCGGGAGCCGACGGGCCAGGCCAAGTTCCAGTGCAACGGCTGCCTCGAGGAAGTCACGGGGTGCGACAGGGACACGTGCAAGCGCTGCGACTTCGACCTCCACCAGGCCTGCAACTACGAAGAAGGGACCACGCTGAAGCACGGGCTACTGCCCGAGAGCAGGTTCGTGCTCCGCCTCGAGCCCCCCCCTTCCAAGCAGCGATGCAGCGCCTGCGGCACCCGCACGCTGGGCACCCACTACCACTGCGAAGGGACGGGCCATTACCTCCACCCGTGCTGCGCGATGCTGCCTATGAAGATCGAAATGAAGCTGAGTGATGAGCTCAGCCTCAGGTTCGAGCTCCTCAAGAAGGGGTCTAACTGCTGCACCAAGTGCAAGAAAGGAGGCGGCATCCCGGACTACTGGTTCTACTGCTGCACCTCCGAGAAAATTTACCTGCATGTCGCCTGCGCAAGAGAGGATCTTCTTCTGCCGAGCTCAAGCAGTACCGAGTCTCACTCTGACGTCGGCGGTAATGGCAGGGTGGGCAAGGAGACTGCGTTGCGGAAGTACAGGTCGGGGAAGGACGGGAGGAACTCCGACCCCTTCTTCGAGATCGCTAAGGCCCTGGCGAGCATCGTCCTCGGGGTGCTCACTGGAAATCCGGTGGCGTTAATTCCCGCAGCGATCGATCTGGGCGCCAACGTCATCAAATTGTTGAAAAAAGGTCGCTAG
- the LOC120974214 gene encoding uncharacterized protein, producing MSAYMLAHLCGLVTGGHRPSTSFKNVHWNGCAAAMNEHFQRTDLIGTHITNHTRTWKKKYKEIVHLKSLSGALWDEDNFMIVLDHEHYTNHIKDHKEDEPFLNKPIKHYEEMLVIVGAGMATGQYAKGSSDPLATEKAKTNPSAEDRMVATMMASSERLAVAIEKFATDVNPAIDGLWDEMKELPGFDVDSLAHYYAYLVDNPRVATTFKVPEGVQRKVWVSMYVKSISYK from the exons ATGTCAGCATACATGCTAGCCCATCTATGTGGTTTGGTGACTGGTGGCCATAGACCAAGTACCTCCTTCAAGAATGTCCACTGGAATGGTTGTGCCGCTGCTATGAATGAACATTTTCAGCGCACCGACTTGATTGGAACCCACATCACAAATCACACAAGGACGTGGAAAAAAAAGTATAAGGAGATAGTGCACCTCAAATCATTGAGTGGTGCACTTTGGGATGAAGATAACTTTATGATTGTTCTTGATCATGAGCATTACACAAACCATATTAAG GACCACAAAGAAGATGAACCCTTCCTGAACAAGCCTATTAAACATTATGAGGAGATGCTGGTTATCGTTGGAgcaggcatggctacagggcAATATGCAAAAGGCTCAAGTGACCCTTTAGCGACGGAG AAAGCCAAAACTAATCCTTCTGCAGAAGATAGGATGGTTGCAACTATGATGGCTTCAAGTGAAAGGCTTGCTGTTGCCATTGAGAAATTTGCTACTGACGTCAACCCCGCCATTGATGGTCTTTGGGATGAGATGAAAGAACTCCCTGGCTTTGATGTGGATTCCCTTGCTCATTACTATGCCTATTTGGTTGACAATCCTCGTGTTGCAACGACATTCAAGGTTCCGGAGGGTGTTCAAAGAAAGGTTTGGGTCTCTATGTATGTGAAGAGTATATCGTACAAATGA